In Cydia splendana chromosome 26, ilCydSple1.2, whole genome shotgun sequence, the following are encoded in one genomic region:
- the LOC134803599 gene encoding uncharacterized protein LOC134803599, protein MEETQHLQLLYKNLIGTLMYIAVATRPDIMFAISYLSQFNDCYNEEHFKCAKRVLRYLKETKSVGLTFKKTDNDLHRIADADWGSCKLDQKSFSGYCYKYAGTCVSWMSKKQKSIALSTAESEYIALTEAAKEAIHLKNLYKDLGANYERIVILNDNQAALKLSQNSMVTSKSKHIDLKMHFIRDCIQEGAIEVKYLQTEDMEADHLTKALPGPRLMKLRISLGLH, encoded by the coding sequence ATGGAGGAGACTCAGCATCTGCAGCTCCTTTACAAAAACCTGATAGGTACACTCATGTACATAGCAGTGGCGACACGACCCGATATTATGTTCGCCATAAGCTACTTATCACAATTTAATGATTGCTATAACGAAGAGCATTTTAAATGCGCTAAAAGAGTACTTCgttatttaaaagaaacaaagagTGTGGGCCTGACATTTAAGAAAACCGACAACGATTTGCATAGAATCGCCGACGCAGACTGGGGCTCATGTAAGCTCGACCAAAAGTCGTTTTCAGGCTACTGTTACAAGTATGCTGGTACATGCGTAAGCTGGATGTCGAAGAAACAAAAGAGCATTGCCTTGTCAACAGCAGAGAGCGAGTACATTGCATTGACTGAAGCCGCGAAGGAAGCCATCCACTTGAAGAACCTTTACAAGGACCTAGGGGCTAACTACGAGCGCATAGTCATCCTAAATGACAATCAAGCTGCCCTAAAGCTAAGCCAAAATTCAATGGTAACTTCAAAGTCGAAGCACATTGATTTGAAGATGCACTTCATCAGGGACTGCATCCAAGAAGGAGCAATAGAGGTGAAGTATCTGCAAACCGAGGATATGGAAGCAGACCATCTCACTAAGGCTTTGCCTGGCCCAAGGCTGATGAAACTGAGGATCAGCCTGGGGCTCCACTAA